One window of Quercus robur chromosome 5, dhQueRobu3.1, whole genome shotgun sequence genomic DNA carries:
- the LOC126727834 gene encoding uncharacterized protein LOC126727834, translating into MEMPSPSTSSRKLKKVRNYWNNVMSLEAKKDFLSVRIEKFKAKEALAEAVEYAKEMKSWKFSTCCCCGQRFSDEELNLEHIKSAHLGTLSEELQSVVPKIVPISVIQIGDWRPVNVVEAAKLIEDLSRNDSGNKGQDEQDLKLKKWPNCDHFNRNKLVTSIWILLQLFIKIKCFAPSHLYMLLDLISEMLRKHLPERLINQRWMKTTLVSVWFLDELELESVHEFLMEELGISCGLKVLYSFKSRKARHDLTITHERIVFRDDDLSHLIPLLDETSELASRSVDDIKNVGQAYSDNIVQWLFTGGEPIGEKLKEWEKYREASKSLGMELFKIIESEFHRLQNMCERKCKYLRHEKLWLDIEGICMEEDKRRKEISGNQQSYRSLLLKRQKDIEEEKSIDEMASMELDIIESILKKAQADNDIKMLFQMHIDQMGGKCFKSDATILATNAAMQQTWNKLKMVTSYDYRSIVVPLLKTFMRTRLEDVVYNDATAKSNAEKNTENGGDDARHGQGKSKNKKKKKDHRKAKEFKATGGSEGQQENVEQNLVPAAHGTDHPLNSEVVGSVTTDELEQEERELTRKAEEESRIEEHQRMIARQLEYQRQIENEAKQKHLAEIDKA; encoded by the exons ATGGAAATGCCATCACCGTCTACTTCCTCAAGAAAGCTGAAGAAAGTCAGGAATTATTGGAATAATGTGATGAGCTTGGAAGCAAAGAAGGATTTTCTGAGTGTCAGGATAGAAAAATTCAAGGCAAAAGAAGCGTTGGCAGAGGCTGTGGAATACGCGAAGGAGATGAAGAGTTGGAAGTTTTCAACGTGTTGTTGTTGTGGCCAGAGGTTTTCAGATGAAGAATTGAATTTGGAGCATATAAAAAGTGCCCATTTAGGGACTTTGTCTGAGGAGTTACAGTCTGTTGTGCCGAAAATTGTTCCTATTTCCGTAATTCAAATCGGTGATTGGAGGCCAGTGAACGTGGTTGAAGCTGCAAAGTTGATTGAAGATTTGTCAAGAAATGACTCTGGAAATAAAGGCCAAGATGAACAAGATTTGAAGCTGAAGAAATGGCCTAACTGCGACCATTTCAACCGCAATAAGTTAGTCACCAGCATATGGATTCTTCTCcagttatttataaaaataaaatgttttgctCCGAGTCATCTTTATATGCTGCTGGACTTGATATCGGAAATGCTCAGGAAACATCTTCCGGAAAGGTTGATCAATCAGCGTTGGATGAAGACAACGCTGGTCTCAGTTTGGTTTCTTGACGAACTGGAGCTTGAAAGTGTGCATGAGTTCCTGATGGAAGAACTCGGGATTTCTTGTGGATTAAAAGTTCTCTACAGCTTCAAGAGTAGAAAAGCTAGGCATGATCTTACTATTACTCATGAGAGAATCGTCTTCAGAGACGATGACTTGTCTCATCTAATTCCGCTGCTTGATGAAACCAGTGAACTAGCTTCTAGAAGTGTTGATGATATCAAGAATGTTGGACAGGCATATAGTGATAACATTGTTCAGTGGTTATTCACTGGTGGTGAGCCTATTGGAGAGAAATTGAAGGAGTGGGAAAAATATAGAGAAGCTAGCAAAAGTCTAGGAATGGAACTTTTCAAGATCATCGAGTCTGAATTTCACCGGCTGCAGAATATGTGTGAGAGGAAATGCAAGTATTTGAGACACGAGAAGCTATGGCTGGATATAGAGGGAATATGTATGGAAGAagataagagaagaaaagagatttcTGGCAATCAACAGAGTTACAGGTCACTCTTGTTAAAGCGGCAAAAAGATATTGAGGAGGAGAAAAGTATTGATGAGATGGCTAGTATGGAGTTGGATATCATAGAGAGTATTTTGAAAAAAGCACAAGCTGACAATGACATAAAAATGTTGTTCCAGATGCACATTGATCAGATGGGTGGGAAG TGTTTCAAATCCGATGCTACAATCCTGGCTACTAATGCTGCCATGCAGCAGACATGGAATAAACTTAAGATGGTAACTTCTTATGACTATAGATCGATTGTGGTGCCATTGTTAAAGACATTCATGCGG ACACGACTTGAGGATGTGGTTTACAACGATGCTACAGCGAAGTCTAATGCTGAGAAGAACACTGAAAATGGCGGTGATGATGCAAGACATGGACAGGGGAAATCgaagaataaaaagaagaaaaaggatcaCAGAAAGGCTAAGGAATTTAAG GCAACTGGTGGTAGTGAGGGTCAACAGGAAAATGTGGAGCAAAA TTTGGTTCCAGCTGCACATGGCACAGATCATCCTCTTAATTCTGAGGTTGTTGGTTCAGTAACCACTGATGAATTAGAGCAAGAGGAAAGGGAACTTACACGTAAGGCTGAGGAAGAGAGTAGGATTGAGGAGCATCAAAGAATGATTGCAAGGCAATTGGAGTACCAAAGGCAGATTGAGAATGAGGCCAAACAAAAGCACCTTGCTGAGATTGATAAGGCTTAA
- the LOC126727835 gene encoding uncharacterized protein LOC126727835, whose protein sequence is MGLAMEVQKYPSIEEVPTFTIQSINSWMTPIVSFLQDEHFPQNTEEAKKIKKKVARFTILNDTLYKRGISMTYLECVDEEEAKYILEEIHEGICRDHASPRSLVKKVIRVGYFWPTMQADAVELVKKCYKCQRYGNVKRLLVEGLTTIASLWPFAQ, encoded by the coding sequence ATGGGCTTGGCAATGGAAGTCCAGAAATACCCCAGCATTGAAGAAGTTCCAACATTCACAATCCAGAGCATAAACAGTTGGATGACACCAATCGTTTCTTTCCTCCAGGACGAGCACTTCCCTCAGAATACAGAAGAGGccaaaaagatcaagaagaagGTAGCCAGATTTACGATCCTTAATGACACATTATACAAAAGAGGCATCTCCATGACTTATTTGGAGTGTGTTGACGAAGAAGAAGCCAAGTACATACTGGAAGAAATCCACGAAGGGATTTGTAGGGACCACGCCAGCCCTAGGTCCCTGGTGAAGAAGGTTATTCGAGTAGGTTATTTCTGGCCTACTATGCAAGCGGATGCAGTGGAGCTCGTAAAGAAGTGTTACAAGTGCCAACGATACGGGAATGTCAAGCGACTTCTAGTAGAGGGACTGACGACGATAGCCTCCCTATGGCCATTTGCGCAATAG